In the genome of Bacillus thuringiensis, the window TTTGAATTGCTGTTGCTGCTGAAATGCTAGTTTTTCCTACGCCGCCTTTACCTGTATACAAAATAATTCTCATCATTCATATCTCCTTTGTTTCGAATGTCGAATATTACGAGTGTCGAAGTAAATGATTGAATAAAAACCCAGATAGGGTTTTATTCAATCGGAATGTTTTTCATTTTAGGTGTAGAAACTTTTTCTTCTGTTTTTTGCTGTGACGTAGCAATGTGATTCATAATCTTTTGGAAGATTTGTAGTAAGAATGCTTTTTCTTCTTCTGACAATGCTTCTGTCACTAAGCTAAAGTAATGGGCTGCATTTTGTTTTACTTCTTGAACGAGCATTACGCCGTTGTCTGTTAATCGAATTAATACAATACGTCGGTCGTTTTCATCACGGTAGCGCTCAATATATCCCTTTTTTACAAGGCGATTTACAACGCCCGTCGTTGTACTCATCGGTATATCAAGAAGATCAGCAATTTTCGTCATTGTAATATCTGTATTTCGTTCCATCCAAAGTAAACAAAATACTTCTGTTTTAGAAAGTGTTAAATCTAGGCTTACCCATTCTTCAGGATAGAAAAGTTTCTTGGCGTTATCTAGCAGTAAGTCTAAAAAATGTTCATATTGCAACAATTAGTTCCACTCCCGTATATTTCGAGGTTCGTAATATTTGTTTTTATTTTATGTGGAATAGAAATAATTGTCAATATTTTTTGTTTGTTTTTTCAGATTAGACAGAAAACTATCTTTAAAATAGTATTCTTTTATGATAGATTTATAAATATAAAACTAGAATTTACATAAAAATCCATCATGGTAAATATACTTATCTATAATGGGTGTACAGCTAACGAGGAGGAGAACGATGAGAAGACGTAATACGCAAGCGTTCACATTTTTAGCATGGACTTCATTTGTTTGTGCGCTTTCAGGTATGCTAATTGGGATTTATACGTTAGATGAAACGCTTAGTGTAAAAGGATACTATTTAATTGGAACATTATTTTTAACGATGTCTTGTTTTGTGTTGCAAAAAACAATTCGTGATAACGAAGAAGATAACGAGAGATTCCCAAAAAATAAACCGTTAGATAAAGAGTAAATTGTAAAGAAAGGCATTTGCCTTTCTTTTTTTATGTAAAAATGGCGTAAGTACTCTGTGTTGACTTGCTTGAAGTACTGAAAATTTGGTATCATCAATAGTATTGTAGATTGAACGATATATTATGGAGGTGGCCTAGCCGTGTCAAGAATTTCCGTTGAGAATGTAAAGCACGTAGCACATTTAGCACGTCTTGCAATTACTGATCAAGAAGCAGAAAAATTTCAAAAACAACTAGATGCAATTGTTACATTTGCAGAACAGTTAAATGAATTAGATACAACAGATGTAAAACCAACAACTCATGTATTAACGATGAAAAATGTTATGCGTGAAGATGTAGCAGAAAAAGGTTTACCAGTCGAAGAAGTATTAAAAAATGCACCGGATCACAAAGATAATCAAATCCGTGTTCCAGCAGTATTAGAATAGAGGAGGGGAATTTCGATGTCATTATTTGATCATTCGGTATCAGAGTTACATAAGAAATTAAACAACAAAGAAATTTCCGTTACGGATTTAGTAGAAGAATCTTACAAACGTATTGCGGATGTTGAAGATAACGTAAAAGCTTTTCTTACATTAGATGAAGAAAATGCACGCGCGAAAGCGAAAGAATTAGATGCAAAGATTGGTGCTGAAGATAATGGTTTATTATTCGGTATGCCAATTGGTGTAAAAGATAACATTGTAACTAACGGTCTTCGTACAACTTGTGCGAGCAAAATGTTAGCAAACTTCGATCCAATTTATGATGCGACAGTTGTGCAAAAGCTAAAAGCTGCTGACACAATTACAATCGGTAAATTAAACATGGACGAGTTCGCAATGGGTTCTTCAAATGAAAACTCAGGATTCTACGCTACGAAAAATCCATGGAACTTAGATTACGTTCCGGGCGGATCTAGTGGTGGTTCTGCAGCAGCTGTAGCAGCAGGAGAAGTACTATTCTCTCTAGGTTCTGATACGGGTGGTTCTATCCGTCAGCCAGCTGCATATTGCGGTGTTGTAGGTTTAAAACCAACTTACGGACGCGTATCTCGTTACGGATTAGTAGCATTCGCATCTTCACTTGACCAAATCGGACCGATTACACGTACAGTAGAAGACAATGCATACTTATTACAAGCTATTTCAGGTATTGACCGCATGGATGCAACTTCTGCAAATGTTGAAGTTGGAAACTATTTAGCTGGTTTAACAGGCGATGTTAAAGGTTTACGCATTGCTGTACCGAAAGAATACTTAGGCGAAGGTGTTGGCGAAGAAGCTCGTGAGTCAGTACTAGCTGCTTTAAAAGTATTAGAAGGTATGGGCGCAACTTGGGAGGAAGTATCTCTTCCGCACTCTAAATACGCTCTAGCAACGTATTACTTACTATCTTCTTCTGAAGCATCTGCTAACCTTTCACGCTTTGATGGCGTGCGTTACGGTGTTCGTTCTGATAATGTAAATAACTTATTAGATCTTTACAAAAACACACGTAGTGAAGGTTTCGGTGATGAAGTTAAACGTCGTATTATGCTTGGTACATTTGCTCTTAGCTCTGGTTACTATGATGCATATTACAAAAAAGCACAACAAGTACGTACATTAATTAAGAACGACTTTGAAAATGTATTTGCTAACTATGATGTTATTATTGGACCAACAACACCAACTCCGGCATTTAAAGTGGGAGAAAAAGTTGACGATCCAATGACAATGTATGCAAATGACATTTTAACAATCCCAGTAAACTTAGCGGGTGTTCCAGCGATTTCAGTTCCATGTGGATTTGGTGCTAACAACATGCCACTTGGTCTACAAATCATTGGTAAACACTTCGATGAAGCGACAATTTACCGCGTTGCACATGCGTTTGAGCAAGCAACAGACTATCATACAAAAAAAGCAAGTCTGTAAGGAGGCGAGCATAGATGAATTTAGAAACAATTATTGGTTTAGAGGTTCACGTTGAGTTAAAAACAAATTCGAAAATTTTCTCTGCGAGTCCAACAGAATTCGGAGCGGAGCCAAATACACAAACAAGTGTAATTGACTTAGGATACCCAGGGGTGCTTCCTACTTTAAATAAAGAAGCAGTTAACTTTGCAATGAAAGCTGCAATGGCATTAAACTGTGAAATCGCAACGGAAACAAAGTTTGACCGTAAAAACTATTTCTATCCAGATAACCCGAAAGCTTACCAAATCTCTCAATTTGATAAGCCAATTGGTGAAAATGGTTGGATTGAAATCGAAGTAGACGGTAAAAAGAAACGTATCGGTATTACACGTCTTCATTTAGAAGAAGATGCTGGTAAATCAACGCATACAGCTGATGGTTCATTAGTAGACTACAACCGTCAAGGTATGCCTTTAATCGAGATCGTATCTGAGCCAGATATGCGTACGCCAGAAGAAGCATATGCATACTTAGAGAAGTTAAAATCAATCATTCAATACACTGGTGTATCTGATTGTAAGATGGAAGAAGGTTCCTTGCGTTGTGATGCGAACATTTCTCTTCGTCCAGTTGGACAAGAGAAGTTCGGTACAAAAGCGGAACTGAAAAACTTAAACTCATTCACTTACGTACAAAAAGGTCTTGAGCATGAGCAAGTGCGCCAAGAAAAAGAACTGTTATCTGGTGGTATCATCCAACAAGAAACACGTCGTTATGATGAAGCAACGAAGAAAACAATCTTAATGCGTGTGAAAGAAGGATCTGACGATTACCGTTATTTCCCGGAGCCAGACTTAGTTGAACTTTACATCGACGATGAGTGGAAAGAAGCAGTTCGTGCCTCTATTCCAGAACTTCCAGATGCGCGTAAAGCTCGCTACGTTGCAGAAATTGGCTTACCAGCTTATGATGCACACGTATTAACATTAACGAAAGAAATGTCTGATTTCTTTGAAGCAACTGTTGCAGGCGGTGCTGATGCGAAATTAACATCGAACTGGTTAATGGGTGAAGTACTTGCATACTTAAACAAACAACAAAAAGAATTAAAAGACGTTGCATTAACGCCTGCTGGTTTATCTAAAATGGTTCAATTAATTGAAAAAGGTACAATTTCTTCTAAAATCGCGAAGAAAGTATTTAATGAATTAATTGAAAAAGGTGGAGACCCAGAAGAAATCGTTAAAGCGAAAGGTCTTGTTCAAATTTCTGACGAGGGTACACTTCGTAAAGTTGTAACAGAAATTCTTGATAATAATGAGCAATCTATCGAAGACTTTAAAAACGGTAAAGACCGTGCAATTGGCTTCTTAGTTGGTCAAATTATGAAAGCTACAAAAGGACAAGCCAATCCACCGCTTGTTAACAAAATCTTACTTGAAGAGATTAATAAGCGATAATAGTAGTGACTTTTAAAGATTAAGCAGAAAAACACCCGTACATGGGTGTTTTTCTAGGTTAATCAAACGTTTGTTTAAATGAGACAAAATCGTTTAAACAAACGTTTGATTAACTGTCAAAAGTGGAAAAATGTTTGTATAGCAACTATGGTATGATAGTTGCAAAAAGGTGGGAATAATGATAAATCTAAACATAGAGGTTTTTTTCATCTCATGAAATAATAGATAGTTATTATTCGTTATATGTAAATTTTTATGGAAGAATGGATAGAAATAAAGTGAAACTTTAATCAGTAGGAGGTTCATCCAAAGCTGATTATTAGCCCACACCAATCGGGCATTTACTGCCCGCAAATAGCGGGATAAATTTTTTGGTTAAATAAAACAAAACCATTGAAATGAATATTTACTTTTGATGGACTACACGAATCGGGTTCTTACTGCCTGTTTGAGCGGGATAAAAGAAGGATAGCAAGATGAGAGGAGGTAGGCATGGGAATACTGAATAGAAGTTCGGTATGTTCTTTTTCGATACATAAAGAAATTTCCTGTGCTAATAAATGATGAAGCGAGCAAGAATTATTTATAATCCTACTTCTGGGCGTGAGCTATTTAAGAAGAGCTTACCAGAAGTATTACAAAAATTAGAACAAGCTGGCTATGAGACATCTTGTCATGCGACAACGGGCCCTGGAGACGCTACTGTGGCGGCGAGGCAAGCTGCGGATCGTAAGTTTGATGTTGTTATTGCCGCTGGTGGCGACGGTACATTAAATGAAGTAGTAAACGGTTTAGTTGGACATGAATTCCGTCCGAAATTTGGAATTATTCCAGTTGGAACGACAAATGACTTTGCACGTGCGATTGGTGTACCTCGTTCTATTGAAGAGGCAGCAGATATTATTTGCGAAGGAAAAACAGTGCCATTAGACCTTGGTAGAGCGAACGATACATACTTTATTAACATCGCTGGTGGCGGTCGTATTACAGAATTAACATACGAAGTACCGAGTAAGTTAAAGACAGTATTAGGACAACTTGCTTATTACCTAAAAGGTATTGAGATGTTACCATCATTACATCCAACATATGTTGAAATTGAGTATGATGGAAAATTACTACAAGAAGAAATTACGATGTTTTTAATTACGAATACTCGTTCAGTAGGTGGATTTGAAAAGGTAGCACCGTATGCATCTATTAACGATGGGTTATTCGACCTGTTAGTACTGAAAAAAGGTTCTATCGCTGATTTGATTAAAGCAGCAACACAAGCACAACGTGGTGAACATATTAACAACCCAAAAGTGTTATATACACAAGCGAACCGAATTAAAGTACATTCACCAGATAAACTAATGATTAATTTAGATGGTGAGTACGGTGGAGATGCACCGATGGAATTCGAAAATATATATCATTGTTTAGAACTATTTGTTCCTGAACATCAAGAGGATGCCCTGTAAAGGCATCCTTTTTTACTTTGTTAAAACGAATTGTAAATTGGGAGTTAGTTTGATTTTTATGGTATTTTTACAATTCTTTTATTTTACATCCATATTTTATTGATACACTGGAGGAGATAAGAAACGAGAGGTAGGGTGCTATGGAGAAGGTAAAAGCAATACTATTTGATAAAGATGGGACATTAATGGATTTTCATTCAATCTGGATAAAAGTAGCTGAAGAACTTGTAGCTGAATGTATAAGTTTATATCATTTACCAAGTACAATAGGGCAGACCTTATTAGAAGAGATTGGTGTAGAGGGAGCATTTGTTAATCCGAGGAGTGCAATAGCTGCTGGAACAAGCCTTGATGTAGCGAAGGGGCTTTGTAATTATATTGAGTCTGCTAGAGAAGAAGAGATGCATCAGTGGGTAAGTGAGAAGTTATTTTCCCTTATGTATGAGTATCGTTCGCATATGAAAATGACAGCGGATTTACCGAAAGTGTTACAGGCATTAAAAGATAAAGGATTTATATTAGGGGTTGTCACGGCGGACGATTTTGCACCGACAGAATTATTTTTAAAACAATATAAGTTGGAAAACTTTTTTGATTATATTATAGCCTCGGATACATTCCCGGCGCAAAAACCAGATAAAAAGATTATAGAAGTGTTTTGTGAGAAATTTAATTTAGAATCATGTGAGGTTGCGGTTGTTGGAGATACGCCAACTGATTTACATTTAGCCAAAAATGGCGATTGCTATGCAATTGGGGTGCTATCTGGTACGGGAGACCGTCCAACATTAGAACCACTTGCTGATTTAGTGTTAGATTCTGTTGGGGAGTTTATTTCTCAATCGGGTGAGTTTTTCTGGGAGAAAGAAAAGTCTAATGTGTAAGGAAAATAAGTCTATAAAGACTCTTAATGAGTCTTTATAGACTTATTTTTGTGCCTGGATACAAAGAATATAGGATAAATGCTAGAAAAGAAAGTTGGCATACATTTTGCAATAAAAAGAGAAAACAATGTAAAGAAAAGGATGGGGTACGCAATGAACACGAAAAAATTTGCTAAAGTAAATGAACAAATTCCAGGACCGAAAGCGGCATCTTTATTAGAACGCCGTCAAAATATAGTACCAAAAGGAGTAAGTAACGGCATCCCAACGTTTGTACAATCTGCAAATGGTGCTCTTGTAACAGATGTTGATGGCAATCAGTACATTGATTTTGCAGGAGCAATCGGGACAATTAACGTAGGACATTGTCATCCAACGGTTAAAGAAGCGCTCCATAAACAAGTCGATCAATACATTCATACTGGATTTAATGTCATGATGTATGAGCCATATATTGAATTAGCGGAAAAGCTTGCGGCATTGGCACCAGGAAGTTTCGATAAGCAAGTCCTCTTTTTAAATAGTGGTGCAGAAGCAGTTGAGAACGCGGTGAAAATTGCTCGTAAATATACGAAGAGACCTGGTATTATCGCATTTTCTAAGGGTTTCCACGGGCGTACATTAATGACAATGACGATGACAAGTAAAGTGAAGCCATATAAATTTGGGTTTGGTCCCTTTGCTCCAGAAGTATATAAAGCGCCATTCCCATACGAATACCGTCGCCCAGAGGGATTAACGGAAGAGCAGTATGATGATTTTATTATTGAAGAGTTTAAGAACTTCTTCATATCGGAAGTAGCGCCAGAAACAATTGCAGCTGTTGTAATGGAACCTGTTCAAGGGGAAGGTGGATTTATCGTCCCAAGTAAGAAATTTGTTCAAGAAGTACGCCGCATTTGTTCAGAGAATGGCATCTTATTTGTAGCGGATGAAATACAAACAGGCTTTAGTCGTACAGGAAAATATTTTGCAATTGATCATTATGATGTCGTTCCAGATTTAATTACAGTGTCTAAATCATTAGGGGCTGGTGTACCGATAAGTGGTGTCATTGGACGTAAAGAAATTATGAATGAGTCTGCACCCGGTGAACTGGGTGGAACGTATGCAGGAAGTCCATTAGGATGTGCGGCTGCATTAGCTGTTCTCGATGTAATAGAAAATGAGAAATTAAATGATAGAGCGATAGAATTAGGGAAAGTCGTAATGAACCGATTCGAAGAGATGAAAAATAAATATCATTGCATCGGTGATGTGCGTGGGTTAGGAGCAATGTGTGCATTTGAGGTCGTTCAAGATCGTAAGACGAAAGCACCTGACAAAACGTTAACGGCTAATCTATGTGCAGAAGCAAATAAGCGTGGGTTACTTTTATTATCAGCAGGAACATATGGAAATGTTATCCGTGTGTTAATGCCTTTAGTTATTACAGATGAGCAACTTGAAGAAGGTTTAACAATAATTGAAGAATCATTGCAAGCTTGTTATGAGCAAACAAACATCGCTCGCGTTTAAAAACTGAAGTATAAATAGCAAACATTCTAGCTGACTCTATATTAAATGCAGAAAATTCACTTTATAATAAAGGTAGTGAAGTGGATCGATGGATTTGAAGTTAGGGGGGGCTAGGATGGTTGCAGAAAAGGAACGAGTGTTAATGGATTTAAAAGATGTATTTGAATATGCGTTTGACGAAATTTTTGTTACAGATGAGCAAGGGATCGTTGTACGTGTAAATAGTACATGTGAAAGGCACTATCAACTAGCTGCAGAAGAGTTAGTTGGTAAGCATGTAAAAGAACTACAAAAGGATGGAATCTTTTATCCATCAGCGACATTAGAAGTGATTGAAAAAAAGAGGCCAATTGAACTCGTTCAAACTACAAAATCAGGAGAGTATTTACACGTTCGTACAAGGCCTGTTTTTGATGATGAGGGAAATTTAAGAAGAGTGATTAGTTATTCTCGGGACCTTACTGAACTCTATCAATTACGTCAAAAGGTAGAGGAAATGGATAATCAGCTAAAAACATATAAAAAAGAATTAAGAGAAACATATGAGCATGAAGGACTTATTTTTAAAAGTCTAGCTATGCAAAAAATAGTCGATACAATCAAAAAAGTATCTGTAGTGGATAGTACTGTTCTCGTTTTAGGCGAGACTGGAGTAGGAAAAAGTCGATTAGTACGCCATTTACATGAAGTGAGTCACCGTAAGAATGAAAGTTTCTATGAAATTAATTGTGCGGCATTGCCAACTAATTTAATTGAATCGGAGCTTTTTGGATATTCAGGTGGATCTTTTACAGGTGCGAATCGTGAAGGGAAAAAGGGACTATTAGAATCCGCGCATAAAGGAACTCTTTTTTTAGATGAAATCGGTGAAATGCCGATTGAAATTCAAGCGAAGCTTTTGCAAGTATTGCAAGAAAAAACATTTCGTCCTATAGGCGGAAGAGAATTAAAAAAAGTGGATGTTCGAATTGTGGCGGCAACAAATAGAGATTTAAGCGAGATGGTGAAACAAGGAACATTTCGGAAAGATTTATACTATCGTCTGAATGTCATTCCAATTGCAATTCCCCCGCTTAGGGAGAGAACAGAAGATATTTTGCCGCTTATTTATCATTACTTGCAGCACTTTAATAAAAAGTACGGACGTGATGTGAAACTAGCGCCGAGTACGTTACAAATGTTTGTTGGATATCCGTGGGAAGGAAACAATAGAGAAATAGAGAATGTAATTGAGAGAATTGTTATTACTGTCGATGATGTTGTAACGGTACAGGATTTGCCACTCTCTATGCAAGAGGCTGCAGTTGAACAATCGGGGCAAAGCCTTTATAAAATGCTGGAAGAGGTAGAGAGAAATATTATTCTTAAAGCGTATAAAACGTATGGATCAAGTTATAAAGTGGCTGAGTTTTTGCAAATTAGTCAATCTGCTGCTACTAGGAAAATTAAGAAGTTCATAGAGGAGGAAGAAAACATTGGATAAAAAGGCGACTTTCGTAAGTATAGATAAAAAGGCGATGTATATAAATGGTGAGTGGATTACACTACAAGAACAAATTGAAGTAAATAATCCTGCGACGAAGGAAATATTTGCAACTGTACCAAAAGGCGGAGTAACAGAGGCAAAGCAAGCTGTTGATGCTGCACATGAAGCTTTTAAAACGTGGTCTAAGTTAACGGCAGCAGATCGTGCCACGAAGTTAAAAAAGTGGTTTACGCTTATTGATGAAAATAAAGAAGAGATCGCAGCGATTATGACGAAGGAACAAGGAAAGCCGTTTGCAGAAGCGCTTGGTGAAGTAAATTATGCAAACAGTTTTGTTGAATGGTATGCAGAAGAGGGGAAACGCGTATATGGTGAAATGATTCCTGCTTCTCATCCGAATAAGCGCATTTTAGTTATGAAGCAACCAGTTGGCGTTATGGCAGCTATTACACCTTGGAACTTCCCAGCTGCTATGATTACGAGAAAGGTAGCCCCAGCGCTTGCAGCAGGCTGTACAACCGTTGTGAAACCGGCAAGTCAAACGCCATTAACTGCATTGAAATTAGCTGAATTAGCTCATGAAGCAGATATTCCAAAGGGCGTAATCAATATCGTAACAGGTAGTGCAAAAGCAATTGCTGATACATGGATGGAAGATGGTCGCGTTCGAAAAGTGTCCTTTACAGGGTCAACGGAAATCGGGAAAGAGTTAATGGCTAGTGCGGCGCAAACGATGAAAAAAGTTTCGCTTGAGTTAGGGGGACACGCTCCGTTTATCGTAATGAATGATGCAGATTTAGATAAAGCAGTAGAAGCGGTGATTGGTTCGAAATTCCGTAATGCAGGACAAACGTGTATATGTACAAACCGAGTATTCGTTCAAGAAGAAGTATACGAAGTATTTGTAGAGAAGTTCCAAAAGGCAGTAGGGCAGTTGAAAGTAGGAGACGGTTTCGGTGACGGAACGACTGTCGGGCCACTTATTGATGAGAATGCAGTTTCAAAAGTACAAGAACATATTGAAGATGCTATTCAAAAAGGTGGAACAGTTTTATATGGTGGTCAAAAGGTCGCAGAGTTAGAGGGACATTTCATTCAACCGACTGTAATTGGGTTGGCAAATGATACGATGCTTTGTATGAATGAAGAAACATTTGGGCCAGTGGCACCAGTTGCGAAATTTAAAACAGTTGATGAAGTAATTGAACGTGCAAATAATACACCATATGGTTTAGCTGCGTATATTTTCACGAAAGACATTAGCCAAGCATTCCAAATTAGTGAAGCGCTAGAGTACGGTATTATTGGTCTAAACGATGGTCTTCCATCAGTTGCACAAGCACCATTCGGTGGATTTAAAGAAAGTGGTATCGGCCGTGAAGGAGGCCATTTCGGCATCGAGGAATATTTAGAAATTAAATATATTTCATTAGGACTATAAGTAGTATACTAGAATCTCTATAAGGTAACAGAGAAGGAGATTCTAGTATGGTATATTGGCTATTATTACTTGTTACAATTATTTTTGAAGTAGCTGGAACAATCGCAATGAAACTATCAAATGGTTTAACAAAGCTCGTTCCAAGTGTACTTATTTTCGTATTTTATGGAATTTGTTTCAGCGTGTTTGCTATCGTCGTTAAAAAGATTCATTTAAGTATTGCTTATGCCATTTGGTCTGGCGTTGGAACGTTACTTATTACAATCATTAGTGTGTATTTTTTTAAAGAGCATATTAGCTTATTCCAAGCATTTTGTATTCTCTTTATCGTATTAGGAGTAATTGGGCTTAAAGTATCATCAGCATCATAAAAGGCTATCTTCCTGTGTGGAAGATAGCCTTTTACTTTTATCCCGCTATTTTCCGGGCAGTAAGACCCTCACCTCAAAATTCAGCGAAAGCAAAGAAGTTAGGTGGGGGATCGGGCTGCCCGTAAAAGCCCAATTGGTGAGGGCTAATTAAAGTTTCACTTTATTAAAACGCCCAGTTACCTTTACGGAAGATAGGCTCATGTCTGCCGTCAGCTGTAATACCGTCAATATCAAGCTCAGCTGATCCAATCATGAAGTCGTTGTGTGTGATACTAGCGTTTGCGCCGTTTTCAGCAAGTTCTTCTTTAGACATTGTTTTTCCGCCAACTAAGTTAAATGCATAAGCATTTCCGATTGCAAGGTGGCAAGATGCATTTTCGTCAAATAGTGTATTGTAGAATAAAACATTTGTGTTTGAAATTGGTGAGTCATGAGGTACTAAAGCTACTTCTCCTAAGAAGTGAGAACCTTCATCTGTTTCTACTAAATGTTTTAAAGCTTCTTCACCAGCTTCAGCTTTATAGTCTACGATACGTCCGTTTTCAAATGTTAACGTGAAATTATCGATAATATTACCTGCAAATGCTAACGGTTTTGTACTAGAAACTTGGCCGTTTACACCTGTTTTAAGTGGCATTGTAAATACTTCTTCAGTTGGAATATTAGCCATAAATGGTACGTTCTTTTCATTTAAGCTACCAGCACCAGCCCATACATGTTTTTCTGGAAGTTCGATTGTTAAATCTGTTCCAGGACCTGTATAGTGAAGAGCTTTATAATGCTTTTCGTTTAAGTAATCCACTTTTGTATGTAATGTTTCATCATGTTCTTTCCATGCTTCTACAGGATTTTCTAAATCAGCACGAGTAGCTTTGAAAATAGCATCCCATAACTTTGCTTCTTGTTCTTCTGGCGCTACGTCAGGGAATACTTTCGCAGCCCATTCTTTCGTAGGAACAGAAATTACACACCAGCTTACTTTATCGGCTTGTACGTAATCACGGTATACTTTCATCGCTTCTCCAGCTACTTTATGAGCTGTTGCGATACGTGTTGCTTCTACACCTTTTAATAAATCAGGGTTTTCTGCATAGATAGA includes:
- a CDS encoding YiaA/YiaB family inner membrane protein, producing MRRRNTQAFTFLAWTSFVCALSGMLIGIYTLDETLSVKGYYLIGTLFLTMSCFVLQKTIRDNEEDNERFPKNKPLDKE
- a CDS encoding HAD family hydrolase, with product MEKVKAILFDKDGTLMDFHSIWIKVAEELVAECISLYHLPSTIGQTLLEEIGVEGAFVNPRSAIAAGTSLDVAKGLCNYIESAREEEMHQWVSEKLFSLMYEYRSHMKMTADLPKVLQALKDKGFILGVVTADDFAPTELFLKQYKLENFFDYIIASDTFPAQKPDKKIIEVFCEKFNLESCEVAVVGDTPTDLHLAKNGDCYAIGVLSGTGDRPTLEPLADLVLDSVGEFISQSGEFFWEKEKSNV
- the gatA gene encoding Asp-tRNA(Asn)/Glu-tRNA(Gln) amidotransferase subunit GatA; translated protein: MSLFDHSVSELHKKLNNKEISVTDLVEESYKRIADVEDNVKAFLTLDEENARAKAKELDAKIGAEDNGLLFGMPIGVKDNIVTNGLRTTCASKMLANFDPIYDATVVQKLKAADTITIGKLNMDEFAMGSSNENSGFYATKNPWNLDYVPGGSSGGSAAAVAAGEVLFSLGSDTGGSIRQPAAYCGVVGLKPTYGRVSRYGLVAFASSLDQIGPITRTVEDNAYLLQAISGIDRMDATSANVEVGNYLAGLTGDVKGLRIAVPKEYLGEGVGEEARESVLAALKVLEGMGATWEEVSLPHSKYALATYYLLSSSEASANLSRFDGVRYGVRSDNVNNLLDLYKNTRSEGFGDEVKRRIMLGTFALSSGYYDAYYKKAQQVRTLIKNDFENVFANYDVIIGPTTPTPAFKVGEKVDDPMTMYANDILTIPVNLAGVPAISVPCGFGANNMPLGLQIIGKHFDEATIYRVAHAFEQATDYHTKKASL
- the gatC gene encoding Asp-tRNA(Asn)/Glu-tRNA(Gln) amidotransferase subunit GatC, translating into MSRISVENVKHVAHLARLAITDQEAEKFQKQLDAIVTFAEQLNELDTTDVKPTTHVLTMKNVMREDVAEKGLPVEEVLKNAPDHKDNQIRVPAVLE
- a CDS encoding diacylglycerol kinase, whose amino-acid sequence is MMKRARIIYNPTSGRELFKKSLPEVLQKLEQAGYETSCHATTGPGDATVAARQAADRKFDVVIAAGGDGTLNEVVNGLVGHEFRPKFGIIPVGTTNDFARAIGVPRSIEEAADIICEGKTVPLDLGRANDTYFINIAGGGRITELTYEVPSKLKTVLGQLAYYLKGIEMLPSLHPTYVEIEYDGKLLQEEITMFLITNTRSVGGFEKVAPYASINDGLFDLLVLKKGSIADLIKAATQAQRGEHINNPKVLYTQANRIKVHSPDKLMINLDGEYGGDAPMEFENIYHCLELFVPEHQEDAL
- the gabT gene encoding 4-aminobutyrate--2-oxoglutarate transaminase is translated as MNTKKFAKVNEQIPGPKAASLLERRQNIVPKGVSNGIPTFVQSANGALVTDVDGNQYIDFAGAIGTINVGHCHPTVKEALHKQVDQYIHTGFNVMMYEPYIELAEKLAALAPGSFDKQVLFLNSGAEAVENAVKIARKYTKRPGIIAFSKGFHGRTLMTMTMTSKVKPYKFGFGPFAPEVYKAPFPYEYRRPEGLTEEQYDDFIIEEFKNFFISEVAPETIAAVVMEPVQGEGGFIVPSKKFVQEVRRICSENGILFVADEIQTGFSRTGKYFAIDHYDVVPDLITVSKSLGAGVPISGVIGRKEIMNESAPGELGGTYAGSPLGCAAALAVLDVIENEKLNDRAIELGKVVMNRFEEMKNKYHCIGDVRGLGAMCAFEVVQDRKTKAPDKTLTANLCAEANKRGLLLLSAGTYGNVIRVLMPLVITDEQLEEGLTIIEESLQACYEQTNIARV
- the gatB gene encoding Asp-tRNA(Asn)/Glu-tRNA(Gln) amidotransferase subunit GatB, which translates into the protein MNLETIIGLEVHVELKTNSKIFSASPTEFGAEPNTQTSVIDLGYPGVLPTLNKEAVNFAMKAAMALNCEIATETKFDRKNYFYPDNPKAYQISQFDKPIGENGWIEIEVDGKKKRIGITRLHLEEDAGKSTHTADGSLVDYNRQGMPLIEIVSEPDMRTPEEAYAYLEKLKSIIQYTGVSDCKMEEGSLRCDANISLRPVGQEKFGTKAELKNLNSFTYVQKGLEHEQVRQEKELLSGGIIQQETRRYDEATKKTILMRVKEGSDDYRYFPEPDLVELYIDDEWKEAVRASIPELPDARKARYVAEIGLPAYDAHVLTLTKEMSDFFEATVAGGADAKLTSNWLMGEVLAYLNKQQKELKDVALTPAGLSKMVQLIEKGTISSKIAKKVFNELIEKGGDPEEIVKAKGLVQISDEGTLRKVVTEILDNNEQSIEDFKNGKDRAIGFLVGQIMKATKGQANPPLVNKILLEEINKR
- a CDS encoding MarR family winged helix-turn-helix transcriptional regulator, whose product is MLQYEHFLDLLLDNAKKLFYPEEWVSLDLTLSKTEVFCLLWMERNTDITMTKIADLLDIPMSTTTGVVNRLVKKGYIERYRDENDRRIVLIRLTDNGVMLVQEVKQNAAHYFSLVTEALSEEEKAFLLQIFQKIMNHIATSQQKTEEKVSTPKMKNIPIE